In the genome of Streptomyces sp. SAI-127, the window CGAGTTCGCCCGCGAAGATGACGAGCCAGCCGTGCAGGATCCGCGAACGCATCGGCCCGGTGGGCGAGTCGGTGACGACGACCGCGATGACGTCACCGTCCCGGATCACCGGCGAGGCGACGACCAGCCGGCCCCGCTGCCAGGGCCAGACCTGCTTGGGGTCCTGGCTTCGGCGGCTGAGCAGCGCCTCGCCGAACGCGTCGCGCACCTCACCCTCCCGGGGGAGGAACCATCCGCGTGGCGCGGTGGCCATGGGCACATCACCGTCGTAGAAGACACCGACACGAATGCCGTAGACCTTGTAGTAGCTGGCGAGTTCACTCTCCAGCGTCTCCAGGCGCTCGTCGGAGGCATCGGTGACGAACTGGGCGAGGGCGGCGAAGTGCGCGGTGTCGTCGATCCGGTCGACGACGACCTTCTGCTGCTGGGCGGAGGCGACACCGATGGCGAGCGGCACGCCCAGGGCCATCAGCACGGCGGCCATGAGGATGATGAGCAGCGGAAGCAGACGTGTACGCACGACCCCGCCTACGCCCCGCACCGAAGCCGCGAGCGCCCCGACACGGGGTCCCGCCGGCCGGCACCCCGGTCCCGGTTGCCATCCACGCCGGGCCTCTGCCGCACTACGACCACACGCCGCACGCAGACGGGGCCGGCACCTCGGTTCCGGATCCCACTCACGCCCCGCCGCTGCCGCACCACGACCACACGGCATACACAGACGGGCGCGGCGCCCTGATTCCGGATCCCACCTACATCCAGCCCCTGACGGCACACGCGGACTCGGCCGGCACCCCGGGTCCGGATCCCACTCACGCCCAGCCTCTGTCGTACCGCCCCCCGGCAGCGCCTGACACCCTCGCTCGAACCGCCCCAGGCCCCCGCGCCGAGCCGTCCCAGGCCGCCACCGAACACGCGGGCACCCTCGCCGCCGCACTCACCCGCGCCCACAGACACCGTCCCTCTCCTGCCCCGGATACCTCACCCCGAGCCTCGCACAGCTGCGCGCCCCGCACGTCCATCCCCAGCCTTCACGGCGGCCACTCAGTCACACCTTCACGCGGAACCTTCACCGCCGCCCCTCACCCCAGGCCGCTCCCACCTTCGACCGCCCCTCTCCCCAGGGCATGCCCAGACCCGCGACCCGGCCTTCACCCCAGACCGTCAGCCGAAGCCCTCACCCGGCCCCCACCACCCAGCCCTCAGCCCGGCCTCGCACCCCGCACCTTCACCCCGACGCCCCAGCCCAGACCCTCACAACGCACCCTCGACCCGGGCCTCACCCCACCCCGTCAGCCGAAGCTGTCCCTCCGCACCTCACCCCAACGCCCCAGCCCAGGCCCAGCCCGGCCCTCACAACGCACCCTCGCCCCAGCCCAGGCCCAGTCCGGCCCGGCCCTCACAACGCACCCTCGCCCCAGCCCCACCCAAGCCGCCGCCCCACCCAAGCCCTCGCACCGCACTCCCGACCCCCAAGCCTCCGCGCCCCGGAGTCACCGCCCTCAACCCCCGCCGCCAGCCCCCGGAGCCCAACCCCTCACACCCCCGGCGCCACCAACCGGTACCCCACACCCCGCACCGTCTCGATCAGCGCCGGCATCCGCAGCTTCGCGCGCAGGGACGCCACATGTACCTCCAGCGTGCGGCCGGTCCCCTCCCAGCTGGTGCGCCAGACCTCGCTGATGATCTGCTCGCGCCGGAAGACCACACCGGGCCGCTGGGCGAGCAGCGCCAAGAGGTCGAACTCCTTGCGGGTGAGCTGGACGACCGTGCCGTCGACGGTGACCTGACGGGTCGGCAGTTCGATGCGCACGGCACCGAGGACCAGCGCGGTGTCCCCGCCGCCCGGCGCGTCCTCATGGACGGTGCGCCGGCTGACGGCGTGGATGCGGGCGAGCAACTCCCCGGTGTCGTACGGCTTGACCACGTAGTCGTCGGCGCCGAGGTTCAGACCGTGGATGCGGGAGCGCACGTCGGAGCGGGCGGTGACCATGATCACCGGAGTGCTGGTGCGCTTGCGGATCTTGCCGCACACCTCGTAGCCGTCCTGGTCGGGCAGTCCGAGGTCCAGGAGCACGACGCCGAAGCCGTCCACCTCCGGCACGAGCGCCTGGAGGGCCTCCTCGCCGCTGCGGGCGTGCGTGACGTCGAAACCGTGCCGGGCGAGCACCGCGGACAGCGCGGCAGCCACGTGGTTGTCGTCCTCGACGAGGAGAAGTCTCACCCCGGCCCCCTTTGGTCCATCGGACGTACTATCTGAATATGCAGTGAACAGGTACAAATGTGCGTACGCACACGCGCGTGCGCACCGTGCAGTCATGCTGATGGATGAGGACGGCGTCAAGAGGGTTCCGGTTGCACCGCGGTTCCGTTACCCGGCCGGTATGCGCACTGGTCGCAAGTGCTACGACACGTGTCCGATTGCTATCGGATCGTGATGCTCAGATTCCCCTCAAGACTAATGACGCTGGTCGCATGGGGTTACTACTGTCCTCCGAAACCGAGGAGGACGGAGCCAGAGAGCGATGACCGAAGTATCGGCGGCCAAGGAAGATGCGGTCGCGACCGGCGAGCTGGTCGTCCTGAGGAGCGTCAACAAGCACTTCGGTGCGTTGCACGTACTGCAGGACATCGACCTGACGATCGCCCGCGGCGAGGTCGTCGTGGTCATCGGGCCCTCCGGGTCCGGGAAGTCCACCCTGTGCCGCACCATCAACCGCCTGGAGACGATCGACACGGGTTCGATCGCCATCGACGGCAAGCCGCTGCCCCAGGAGGGCAAGGAACTGGCCCGGCTGCGCGCCGACGTCGGAATGGTCTTCCAGTCCTTCAACCTCTTCGCGCACAAGACCGTGCTCGAGAACGTGATGCTGGGCCAGATCAAGGTCCGCAAGGCCGACAAGAAGAAGGCCGAGGAGAAGGCGCGCGCCCTGCTCGACCGGGTCGGCGTCACCACACAGGCGGACAAGTACCCCGCCCAGCTGTCCGGCGGTCAGCAGCAGCGTGTCGCCATCGCCCGCGCCCTGGCGATGGACCCCAAGGTCATGCTCTTCGACGAGCCCACGTCGGCGCTCGACCCCGAGATGATCAACGAGGTGCTGGAGGTCATGCAGCAGCTCGCCCGCGACGGCATGACAATGATCGTCGTCACGCACGAAATGGGTTTCGCACGATCGGCTGCAAACCGCGTGGTGTTCATGGCGGACGGACGGATCGTCGAGGAGGCTGCGCCCGACCAGTTCTTCAGCAATCCGCGCAGCGACCGTGCCAAGGATTTCCTGTCGAAGATCCTGCACCACTGACGTGCCACCCGGATCGACCACCGACGGCCCTCATCTCTTCACCACCCAAAGGATGTTCACCATGAAGCTCCGCAAGGTCACCGCCGCCTCGGCCGCCGTTCTCGCTCTCGCCCTGTCCGCGACCGCCTGCGGCGGCGACAGCAAGGACGACAGCTCCGGCTCGGGTTCCAGCGGCGGTGGCGGCAAGATCAAGATCGGTATCAAGTACGACCAGCCCGGTCTCGGCCTCAAGGAGCCCGACGGTTCCTTCTCCGGCTTCGACGTGGACGTGGCGACGTACGTGGCCAAGCAGCTCGGCTACGAGCCCAACCAGATCGAGTTCGTCGAGACCAAGAGCGCCGACCGTGAGAACGCGCTCTCCCGTGGTGACGTGAAGATCATCGCGGCCACCTACTCGATCAACGACGAGCGCAAGAAGAAGGTCGACTTCGCCGGCCCGTACCTGCTGGCCCACCAGGACCTGCTGATCAAGAAGGACTCCAAGATCAGCGAGGCCACGGACCTCAACGGCGAGAAGCTGTGTTCCGTGACCGGCTCCACCTCGGCGCAGAACGTCCACGACGACTTCGCCCCGAAGGCCCAGCTGCGCGAGTACTCCGGCTACTCGGAGTGCATCGCCGGCCTGCAGAGCGGCGCCGTCGACGCGGTGACCACGGACGACTCGATCCTCGCGGGCTTCGCGGCCCAGGACAAGTACAAGGGCCAGTTCAAGCTCGCCGGCCTCAAGCTGAGCAACGAGAACTACGGCATCGGTGTGAAGAAGGGCGACACCGCGACCCTGAACAAGGTCAACGCCGCCCTGGAGAAGATGGTCAGCGACGGCTCCTGGCAGAAGGCGGTCGACGACAACTTCGGCCCGGCCGGCTACAAGAACGAGCCCGCCCCGAAGGTCGGCGTCATCGTCAAGTAACGCGGGATCCACCGGCGCGCCGCCGCCCGCCGCGCTCAGGGCGGCGGCGCGCCGCGCCCGTCCACGTACGCCACACACCCGGAAGCGCGGGAGATCGTGTTCGACTTTCTAGAAGGTTATGACGTCCTCGGGGCGTTCTGGATGACGGTGAAACTCACCGCCCTGTCCGCCGTCGGCTCCCTGATCTGGGGCACCGTGCTGGCCGCGATGCGGGTCAGCCCGGTCCCACTGATGCGCGGATTCGGCACCGCCTACGTCAACATCGTCCGGAACATCCCCCTGACCGTCATCATCGTCTTCACCTCGCTCGGCCTCGCCGACATCTTCGGTGTGACGATGGGCGCGTCCGACGACTTCAAGGTCCAGGGCTTCCGGCTGGCGGTGCTCGGATTCGTCGCCTACACCGCGTCCTTCGTCTGCGAGGCGATCCGCTCCGGCATCAACACGGTGCCGCTCGGCCAGGCAGAGGCGGCCCGCGCGATCGGGCTGAACTTCAGCCAGACCCTGCGTCTCATCGTGCTGCCGCAGGCGTTCCGCTCGGTCATCGGGCCGCTGGCCAACGTGCTGATCGCGCTCACCAAGAACACCACCGTGGCGGCCGCGATCGGCGTGGCCGAGGCCGCGTATCTGATGAAGGAAATGATCGAGAACGAGGCCCAGACGCTGCTCATCGGCGCGGTGTTCGCCCTCGGTTTCGTGGTCCTGACCCTGCCGACCGGTCTGATCCTCGGCTGGCTCAGCAAGCGCCTGGCGGTGAAGCGATGAGCTCGGTCCTCTACGACACTCCCGGCCCCCGCGCCAAGCGGCGCAACGTCCTCCTGTCGATCCTCTTCACCGTTCTCCTCGCCCTCCTCCTGTGGTGGGTGTGGCAGACGATGGACGACAAGGGCCAGCTGAAGTGGAGCCTCTGGGAGCCCTTCACCACCAGCGAGGCCTGGACGACGTATCTGCTGCCCGGTCTCGGTGACACCCTCAAGGCCGCGGCGATCGCCATGGTGATCGCCCTCCCGCTGGGTGCGGTCTTCGGCATCGCCCGCATGTCCGACCACGCCTGGGTGCGGGGCGCGGCGGGCACGGTGGTCGAGTTCTTCCGGGCGATCCCGGTGCTGCTCCTGATGCTGTTCGCCAACGAGTTCTACGTCCGCTCCTCGGACATCTCCAGCGAACAGCGGCCCCTGTACGCCGTCGTCACCGGCCTGGTGCTCTACAACGCCTCGGTGCTCGCCGAGATCGTCCGCGCCGGCATCCTCTCCCTGCCCAAGGGACAGACGGAGGCGGCCTACGCGGTCGGCCTGCGCAAGGGCCAGACGATGACCAGTGTCCTGCTCCCGCAGGCGGTCACCGCGATGCTGCCGGCCATCGTCAGCCAGCTGGTCGTCATCGTGAAGGACACCGCGCTGGGCGGCGTGATGCTGGGCTTCACCGAGCTGCTCAACTCGCGCAGCACGCTGGCGGCCAACTACGCCAACGTCATCCCGAGCTTCATCGTCGTCGGCATCATCTACATCATCCTGAACTTCCTCCTCACCAGCTTCGCGGGCTGGCTGGAGCAGAGGCTGCGGCGCAGCAAGAAGAGCACGGGCGCGGTCCTCGGCGAGGACACGGTGGAGGTCAACCCCGCCGCGGTGCGTGGCGCCTACGGAACCGGCGAGAACACCGGCGGCGGATTCTGACAGTCAGTCAAGTGAGTTGAACCGTCCGCCCGGACGACACGGAGGCAGTGGCATGATCGCCACTGCCTCCGTCACTTGACGCAAGCACCGGCAATGGGTTGCATACGTTCTGTGATCGTGCACCCTGCCCCAACCTCCTGTTCAGATACATCTCCCGGCATTCCGCTGCGGGCAGGGGGCGCCGCGCCGTGGACCCGGTGATCATCGTCGGAGCGGGGCCCGTCGGGCTCACGCTCGCCCTGGCGCTGGCGCGTCAGGAGGTGCCCTCCGTGGTCCTCGACGAAGGCCCGGGCAAGGACGAACCCCGCCTGGCCCGGACCGCCGTACTGCACGAGGACACCGCCGCTCTCATCTCGCGGCTGACCGGAGTGCCGGTCAACGAGCTCGGTGTGCACTGGGCCGGATGGCGGTCGATGCGCCGCAAGCAGGTGATGCGCGAGGTCGACTTCGAGGAGGCCGGAGACGCCCCTCTGCACCTCGCGCAGCACGTCCTGACCGGCGCCCTGCGCGCCGCCCTGGCCGAGCAGCGACTGGTCAAGCTCACCACCGAAAGCCGTCTCGACACGATCGAGCAGGAGCCCTCGGGCGTCACCGCCCATACCCGCGGCCCCAAGGGCACCTGGTGGCGCGGCAGTTACCTGGTCGGCTGCGACGGCCCGCGTTCCACCGTGCGCAAGCTCCAGGACATCCGCTTCCCGGGCCGTACGGCGGTCGAGCGCCACGCGGTCGCCGCCCTGCGCGCGGAACTCCCCTGGGAGGACCGGGCGTTGCTCCACCGGATGCCACCGTGGCGGACGTCCGGCCCGTCGGCCGGGGAGATCACCGCGCGCCCGCTCCCCGACGGAGTGTGGCGCCTGGACTGGCTGCTGCCGCCGGGCAAGGACCTGGTCACCCCCGAGCTCCTGGTGGCCCGCGTCCGGGAGACCCTGGCCGGCTGGACGGGCGGCTCGACACCGCCGTACGAACTCCTCGACACCGGGGTCCACACCGTGCACCACCGGCTGGCCCGCCGCTGGCGCGCCGGCCGGGTCTTTGTCGCCGGGGACGCGGCGCACTGCCTCGGGGCGCTCGGCACGCAGGGCCTCGACGAGGGCCTCAAGGACGCCGACAACCTCGCCTGGAAGCTCGCCCTGGCCTGGCACCACGGGTCGCACGAGGCGCTTCTCGACAGCTACCAGACCGAGCGGCGCACGGTCGTCGCCGGTCGGCTGCGCGCCGCCGACCAGGCGCTGCCGCTGCTGCGTGGCGGCGGGGGGCTGCGCTCGGTCGTCCCCGGCTCGGCCCGCGGCCACGACGCCCTGCTCACCGACGGTCACCTGGGTCGCGGCCCGCTCGGCGCGCCGGGGACGTACGCCGACTCGCCCCTCGCGCCCCGGCATCTCGAAGGAGAGGTGCCCGTCGACACCCTGCCGGGGTCCGCGGTCGCGGATGTGCGGGTCACCGCCGAGGACGGCTCGTTCGTACGGCTGCGCGAGCGCCTCGGCCGCGGCGCGCTGCTGGTCGTACTGGTCGCGCCGGGCACCGGAGTGTGGGAGCGCAAGCACTGGGTGACCGCCGGGATCATGCCCCGTCTGGCCGCGTCGGTGACCGCGCTGCCGCACCACGCCGAGCTCCTGGTGGCCGAGGAGTACCCGGGTGCGGCCCCCCACACGGTCCTTCTCGTACGGCCCGACGGTCACCTCGTCACGGCGCTGAGCGGAGTCCGCCCGGCCGACCTGTACTCGGCGGCCGAGACGGCGCTCGGCGGACCGCCGGCGAAGGCCGAGGCCGGCGCGGGGGCCGGCTCCCGTTGACGTGCTCACCGTCACTGTGTGTCCACATAGTGACGGTGAGTTGAAACGCTCCGGGCCCTCATGGTGTACTCCGCATCGTGACCGACACCTGTGTGCGCCTGTGGCGGAGGGTCCATATGGACCTCGTCCGCTATGCGGGCTGCGTGTGTCGCCCGTCCTGCTGAATTCGCCTCTTCACTTTCCCGCGTGCTGTGTCCGTGCGACGGCACGCCTTCGCGAACTCTTCTCAGGACGGTGTCCGTGTCTGCCTCCCCCGCATTCCCCTCGGTGTCCTCCATCGCGCCGCCCACCCAGGCCGACCTCCTCGACTTCGTACGGCGCACCGCCGCCGACTCCGAGCTGATCGACTCGCTCCCCCTCGACCCGGAGGGCCGCACCTGGGTGCGCCTGGAGGGGCCCGGCGGCAGCGAGGCGTGGCTGATCGGCTGGCCGCCCGGCACCGGCACCGGCTGGCACGACCACGCCGAGTCGGTCGGCGCCTTCACCATCGCCGCCGGAGAGCTCAAGGAGAACTCCCTCGCCGCCCGGCTGCCCGCCGACGGCTGGAAGACCCTCGAACTCTCCGAGGACGTGGACCGCGAGCGACGACTGCCGGCCGGAAAGGGCCGCTCGTTCGGACAGCACCACGTCCACGAGGTCCTCAACGAGTCCACCGAGGTCCACGCGGTCTCGGTGCACGCCTACTACCCGCCCCTCCCCCAGATCCGCCGCTACAGCCGCACGGGCCAGATCCTCCGGCTGGAGCACGTGGAGCGTCCGGAGGACTGGCAGTGAGCGCCCCGCCTGCCGGTCGTACGGCCGAACAGGCGCCCGGCGTCGACGAGTTGCTGGAGCGGGTCCGCGCGGGTTACCAGCGGGTCGGAGCCCAGGAGGCGTACGACGCCGTCCAGGCCGGTGAGGCCCTGCTGGTGGACATCCGTTACGCGGCCCTGCGCGAGCACGACGGGCTGATCCCGGGTGCCCTGGTCGTCGAGCGCAACGAACTGGAGTGGCGCCTCGACCCGCGGGGCAGCCACCGTCTCCCCGAGGCCACGGACCACGATCTGCGGGTCGTGGTGGTGTGCGACGAGGGGTACGCCTCCAGCCTGGCGGCGGAGTCCCTGCACCGGCTGGGGCTGCGCCGGGCCACGGATCTGGTCGGCGGTTTCCAGGCCTGGCGGGCTGCGGGGCTGCCGGTCACCGCCCGGGCCGTCGGGACGGCGGCTCCTGGAGTGCCGGAACGTCAGCCGACGCCGGGCGGGCGGTAGAGCGGGGCCTGTCCGCGGTCAGCTTGGTGACCGGACGACGGTGCCGGTGACGGCCGGCTCTCCCTGCCCGTCGGGGAGACCCGGTCCTGCCGGCCGGTGATGCCTCCTGGAAACTCCCCCGCGTCAGAACCCCTCGTCGCCGAGGAACTCCGTCTCCTCGCCCTCCTCCTCCAGCGCCTGGCGGACCACCCGCAGGGCCATGCCCTCGGAGTAGCCCTTGCGGGCGAGCATGCCGGCGAGGCGGCGCAGTCGCTTGTCGCGGTCGAGGCCGCGAGTCGCGCGCAGCTTGCGGTCGACGAGCTCGCGGGCCGTGGCCTCCTCCTGCTCGGAGTCGAGCTGCGAGACCGCCGCGTCGATCAGCGTGGAGTCGACGCCCTTGGTCCGCAGCTCCTGGGCGAGCGCGCGCCGGGCGAGCCCCCGGCCGTGGTGCCGGGACTCCACCCAGGCGTCCGCGAACGCGCTGTCGTTGATCAGTCCGACCTCCTCGAACCGCGACAGCACCTCCTCGGCGGCGTCGTCCGGGATCTCCCGCTTGCGCAGGGCGTCGGCGAGCTGCTTCCGGGTACGCGGGGTCCCGGTGAGCAGGCGCAGACAGATCGCCCGCGCCCGCTCCACCGGGTCCGCCGGAGGCTCCCCCTTCTCGGCCCTCGACAAGGAGGGGCCGCCTCCGTCCTCGCCGGGCGACTCCCCGAAGCCGCGGCGACGCTCCCGGCGCCCACGGGGTCCGCCCGGGGCTTGGCCGCCTCGACGCGAGCTCCGGCCGAACGCCGCCCCGTCCCCGGACTCGTCGCCGCCCGGCCCACCATCGCCGTACGTCCCGCCGCGATAGGACCGACCGGCGCCGTACGCCAGGTCATCACCGGCCGCCCCCTCGACGGCGTATGACGTCGCGCGGCCGAATCCCCCGTCCGCGCCGCCCGTCGGCTCATGGCCGATCCGCCCCATGCCGTACGACACCGAGCGGCCGTGTCCCCCGTCCGCACCGTCCCCGTCACCGCCCGGCCCGGCAGAACCCCCGTCGCCCTTTCCGCCCCGTCCTCGCGGAGCGTCCTCGTACTCGGCCCAGTCGGTTCGCCGTGTCACGGGATCAGCTCTTGGCGGCCGGAGCCTTGGCCTTGGTCGCCTTCGCAGCCGCCGGAACCGGCGCCTTCGCGGCATCGTCCGCGGCAGTGGACACCGCGGCGTCCGCACTGG includes:
- the recX gene encoding recombination regulator RecX — encoded protein: MTRRTDWAEYEDAPRGRGGKGDGGSAGPGGDGDGADGGHGRSVSYGMGRIGHEPTGGADGGFGRATSYAVEGAAGDDLAYGAGRSYRGGTYGDGGPGGDESGDGAAFGRSSRRGGQAPGGPRGRRERRRGFGESPGEDGGGPSLSRAEKGEPPADPVERARAICLRLLTGTPRTRKQLADALRKREIPDDAAEEVLSRFEEVGLINDSAFADAWVESRHHGRGLARRALAQELRTKGVDSTLIDAAVSQLDSEQEEATARELVDRKLRATRGLDRDKRLRRLAGMLARKGYSEGMALRVVRQALEEEGEETEFLGDEGF
- a CDS encoding amino acid ABC transporter ATP-binding protein, which produces MTEVSAAKEDAVATGELVVLRSVNKHFGALHVLQDIDLTIARGEVVVVIGPSGSGKSTLCRTINRLETIDTGSIAIDGKPLPQEGKELARLRADVGMVFQSFNLFAHKTVLENVMLGQIKVRKADKKKAEEKARALLDRVGVTTQADKYPAQLSGGQQQRVAIARALAMDPKVMLFDEPTSALDPEMINEVLEVMQQLARDGMTMIVVTHEMGFARSAANRVVFMADGRIVEEAAPDQFFSNPRSDRAKDFLSKILHH
- a CDS encoding FAD-dependent monooxygenase — encoded protein: MDPVIIVGAGPVGLTLALALARQEVPSVVLDEGPGKDEPRLARTAVLHEDTAALISRLTGVPVNELGVHWAGWRSMRRKQVMREVDFEEAGDAPLHLAQHVLTGALRAALAEQRLVKLTTESRLDTIEQEPSGVTAHTRGPKGTWWRGSYLVGCDGPRSTVRKLQDIRFPGRTAVERHAVAALRAELPWEDRALLHRMPPWRTSGPSAGEITARPLPDGVWRLDWLLPPGKDLVTPELLVARVRETLAGWTGGSTPPYELLDTGVHTVHHRLARRWRAGRVFVAGDAAHCLGALGTQGLDEGLKDADNLAWKLALAWHHGSHEALLDSYQTERRTVVAGRLRAADQALPLLRGGGGLRSVVPGSARGHDALLTDGHLGRGPLGAPGTYADSPLAPRHLEGEVPVDTLPGSAVADVRVTAEDGSFVRLRERLGRGALLVVLVAPGTGVWERKHWVTAGIMPRLAASVTALPHHAELLVAEEYPGAAPHTVLLVRPDGHLVTALSGVRPADLYSAAETALGGPPAKAEAGAGAGSR
- a CDS encoding amino acid ABC transporter permease; the protein is MSSVLYDTPGPRAKRRNVLLSILFTVLLALLLWWVWQTMDDKGQLKWSLWEPFTTSEAWTTYLLPGLGDTLKAAAIAMVIALPLGAVFGIARMSDHAWVRGAAGTVVEFFRAIPVLLLMLFANEFYVRSSDISSEQRPLYAVVTGLVLYNASVLAEIVRAGILSLPKGQTEAAYAVGLRKGQTMTSVLLPQAVTAMLPAIVSQLVVIVKDTALGGVMLGFTELLNSRSTLAANYANVIPSFIVVGIIYIILNFLLTSFAGWLEQRLRRSKKSTGAVLGEDTVEVNPAAVRGAYGTGENTGGGF
- a CDS encoding amino acid ABC transporter permease — its product is MFDFLEGYDVLGAFWMTVKLTALSAVGSLIWGTVLAAMRVSPVPLMRGFGTAYVNIVRNIPLTVIIVFTSLGLADIFGVTMGASDDFKVQGFRLAVLGFVAYTASFVCEAIRSGINTVPLGQAEAARAIGLNFSQTLRLIVLPQAFRSVIGPLANVLIALTKNTTVAAAIGVAEAAYLMKEMIENEAQTLLIGAVFALGFVVLTLPTGLILGWLSKRLAVKR
- a CDS encoding cysteine dioxygenase gives rise to the protein MSASPAFPSVSSIAPPTQADLLDFVRRTAADSELIDSLPLDPEGRTWVRLEGPGGSEAWLIGWPPGTGTGWHDHAESVGAFTIAAGELKENSLAARLPADGWKTLELSEDVDRERRLPAGKGRSFGQHHVHEVLNESTEVHAVSVHAYYPPLPQIRRYSRTGQILRLEHVERPEDWQ
- a CDS encoding glutamate ABC transporter substrate-binding protein, encoding MKLRKVTAASAAVLALALSATACGGDSKDDSSGSGSSGGGGKIKIGIKYDQPGLGLKEPDGSFSGFDVDVATYVAKQLGYEPNQIEFVETKSADRENALSRGDVKIIAATYSINDERKKKVDFAGPYLLAHQDLLIKKDSKISEATDLNGEKLCSVTGSTSAQNVHDDFAPKAQLREYSGYSECIAGLQSGAVDAVTTDDSILAGFAAQDKYKGQFKLAGLKLSNENYGIGVKKGDTATLNKVNAALEKMVSDGSWQKAVDDNFGPAGYKNEPAPKVGVIVK
- a CDS encoding rhodanese-like domain-containing protein, whose amino-acid sequence is MSAPPAGRTAEQAPGVDELLERVRAGYQRVGAQEAYDAVQAGEALLVDIRYAALREHDGLIPGALVVERNELEWRLDPRGSHRLPEATDHDLRVVVVCDEGYASSLAAESLHRLGLRRATDLVGGFQAWRAAGLPVTARAVGTAAPGVPERQPTPGGR
- a CDS encoding response regulator transcription factor yields the protein MRLLLVEDDNHVAAALSAVLARHGFDVTHARSGEEALQALVPEVDGFGVVLLDLGLPDQDGYEVCGKIRKRTSTPVIMVTARSDVRSRIHGLNLGADDYVVKPYDTGELLARIHAVSRRTVHEDAPGGGDTALVLGAVRIELPTRQVTVDGTVVQLTRKEFDLLALLAQRPGVVFRREQIISEVWRTSWEGTGRTLEVHVASLRAKLRMPALIETVRGVGYRLVAPGV